The genomic window AAAATGAATCAAAGTAGAGTATTTGATTTTCGATTTGACGGAGGTCACGACACAACCGATCTGAAGTTCTCCTTCTTCTAAACATTGTTCGATAACGTATTCACGCCCATGTAGCCGGAAATGCAGCCCTTTTTTGAATTGAATTCTTTTCATTTATTAGGTAATCAAGGTTTTAATATCACCAGGAAAATGGGAGAGTTGAATTAGACTGTCTGCACCAATGGGTTGCCTTAAATCACAAGAAAGAACACCAACGTATAGGAGTTTGAATAAAAGGTTTAAAGATATTCCTTTTGGCTCCAATTCAAGAGACACAACTTTTAGAGATGTTGGTTCTCTATGTGTGAAATAACGCTGACATTCAATTACTTGTTGTAAGCTCAACGGATTACGAGCATACTTGTAGAGCAACTTTATGTTATCTAGCTGCGGTTGCTGTCTAATCATCACATCGGTGACAACCACAAACTCCATGCCCATATCTCTACACACAGGAACTATGTGCCTCCACAACTCAAAATATGAAGAATCGTTAACCTTCCTCTCTGGTTTGACTTCTACAACCTGTTGACATAGGGGTCTAATTACCCAGAAATCTGGGGTATAGGTTCTGGTTTTCCCAGCATGAAGGTAAGTTAGCTTGAAAGGCTGACTCCTATAAGACTGTACTGTTGGGTCAATCTCTAATAAATAGATGTAGTCCCGTTCAATTTGCGATTCCCACGCCTATAGTGCTGTTCATTTTCAAACTAGGGAATTTGCCAATGACTTTCCTGCATCCAGTATTTGTGATTCTTCTAGCCCCGACTGCCTTCAACTGTTTTGCCTGTACTGAGAAAAATGAGTTTTTGTAGCTTAATTTACAGACACTCATTTTCATCTTATCTGCAACAAATTTTCACTTTATCTGCGACATTTTCAACTTATGTGCGAACCTACACCGACATCGCTGTTAGTGTAGTTTTCGTGAAAAAATAGTTATTGAGAACCTCAGTTCCAACGACTAAATGTCTGAAACTGACCGATTGGCGGCACAAGCCGCGCAACTTGAGAGAACGAAAAACAAGAGCGAAAAGCAAGGCGAACTACAACAGGGGAAATCGCCCCACCGTGGTAGGCGCTCGCTCACCCTAGGTGGAGTGAAAAGTCTCAAACTTTCCGCGCCCGTACCTTCTACCCTGCACCCAGCATCGGTGTACTTGGCTTCTTTAAGTCAAGGCTCTAGAGCCACCATGTGTCGCAGCTTGAACGCGATCGCCTCTTTGCTAACTGATGGCGAGTGCGATGCCTTGACTTTAGATTGGTCTAATCTGAGCTACCAACACACGGCGGCAGTGCGGGCAATTCTCGTCGAGCGATTTGCTCCGGCAACGGCGAAAAAAATGGTGGCTGCCCTGCGGCGAGTGCTTAAAGAAGCGGCTAGACTGGGGTTGATGAGTTACGAAGATTATGCTCGTGCCACTGATCTGCCGCGCATTG from Gloeocapsopsis sp. IPPAS B-1203 includes these protein-coding regions:
- a CDS encoding TnsA endonuclease N-terminal domain-containing protein codes for the protein MERDYIYLLEIDPTVQSYRSQPFKLTYLHAGKTRTYTPDFWVIRPLCQQVVEVKPERKVNDSSYFELWRHIVPVCRDMGMEFVVVTDVMIRQQPQLDNIKLLYKYARNPLSLQQVIECQRYFTHREPTSLKVVSLELEPKGISLNLLFKLLYVGVLSCDLRQPIGADSLIQLSHFPGDIKTLIT